One Mycobacteriales bacterium DNA window includes the following coding sequences:
- the rpsT gene encoding 30S ribosomal protein S20, giving the protein MANIKSQIKRNRQNEARRLRNKGVKSELKTAVRRFREAADSGDTDAATTAMRSASRLLDKAASKGVIHGNQAANRKSAMAQRAQSL; this is encoded by the coding sequence GTGGCCAACATCAAGTCCCAGATCAAGCGCAACCGCCAGAACGAAGCGCGCCGGTTGCGCAACAAGGGTGTGAAGTCCGAGCTCAAGACCGCCGTGCGCCGCTTCCGCGAGGCGGCCGACTCCGGCGACACCGATGCCGCGACGACCGCGATGCGCAGCGCGTCCCGGCTGCTCGACAAGGCGGCCAGCAAGGGCGTCATCCACGGCAACCAGGCCGCCAACCGCAAGTCGGCGATGGCGCAGCGCGCCCAGTCGCTCTAG
- a CDS encoding DNA polymerase III subunit delta produces the protein MAAMTLVVGDEELLVSRAVARALGAVAATAAAASPGDEPAEVISTSHEIDAGQASVDELAEILGPSLFAEDRPVVVRNLQDADKAFVAALTEFAQSPEPGVSIIGVHAGGVKGKAGLETLRGAGAHVVTVSPVKTMRDREQFVVDEVRAAGASLDHDAAAELVAAIGTDLRELSTAAMQLAADVGGLISVEEVAVYYRGRAESTGFAVADRAVDGDAAAALETLRWAFATGLDPVLVSSSLAANLRLIAQVGAAGQGSPDALAAKLRMPAWKVRRAQGWLRRWRPESVGEAIRAVAVADADLKGAADDAAYAVERAVLAVAAAASHSGGR, from the coding sequence GTGGCCGCCATGACGCTCGTCGTCGGGGACGAGGAGCTGTTGGTCTCCCGGGCAGTGGCGAGAGCACTCGGCGCGGTCGCCGCGACTGCCGCGGCTGCCTCGCCGGGAGACGAGCCCGCCGAAGTGATCAGCACCTCGCACGAGATCGATGCCGGGCAGGCCAGCGTCGACGAGCTGGCCGAAATCCTCGGCCCGTCCCTGTTCGCGGAAGACCGTCCCGTCGTGGTCCGCAACCTGCAGGACGCCGACAAGGCATTCGTCGCCGCCCTCACCGAGTTCGCGCAGTCCCCCGAGCCGGGCGTGAGCATCATCGGCGTGCATGCAGGGGGCGTGAAGGGCAAGGCCGGGCTCGAGACCCTTCGCGGCGCAGGGGCGCACGTCGTCACGGTGTCGCCGGTCAAGACGATGCGCGACCGCGAGCAGTTCGTCGTCGACGAGGTGCGGGCGGCCGGGGCCAGCCTCGACCACGATGCGGCCGCCGAGCTGGTCGCCGCGATCGGCACCGACCTGCGGGAGCTGTCCACGGCGGCGATGCAGCTCGCTGCCGACGTCGGTGGCTTGATCTCGGTCGAGGAGGTCGCCGTCTACTACCGCGGCCGGGCCGAGTCGACCGGGTTCGCGGTCGCGGACCGAGCCGTCGACGGGGATGCCGCGGCCGCCCTCGAGACCTTGCGGTGGGCCTTCGCGACCGGCCTGGACCCAGTTCTGGTCAGCAGCTCGCTCGCCGCCAACCTGCGCCTGATCGCCCAGGTCGGTGCCGCCGGTCAAGGCTCGCCGGACGCGCTCGCGGCGAAGCTGCGGATGCCGGCGTGGAAGGTCCGCCGGGCTCAGGGCTGGCTGCGGCGCTGGCGGCCCGAGTCGGTGGGCGAAGCGATCCGGGCGGTTGCCGTCGCGGACGCCGACCTCAAAGGCGCGGCAGACGATGCGGCGTACGCCGTTGAGCGGGCGGTGCTGGCGGTGGCTGCGGCGGCCAGCCATTCCGGCGGGCGCTAG
- a CDS encoding ComEC/Rec2 family competence protein: protein MPELTTADRRLIAAAVGAWSSTAVCTLLAVRTGLAVAAAASVLGVVGRARAGPVAALVVASMLGVLLGSLAAVWHVHDLRASTVARLAAHRADVDLVARLVRDPIASTAAVGLTIVDATATSVHAEGWRRASSPILVLSYSDGWTGLLPGQRVELTGRLEAARRGDDVAAVLDARGPPIAIGVPPWWQRLAGRARAALRRACGGLPVDERGLLPGLVDGDVSDVPPSLQTDMRLTGLTHLEAVSGENVSVVLAVTLALARALGVRRRTRIAVAATALTGFVVLARPSPSVLRAAVMGGVALFVLAVGRKVRPIRLLAFAVLGLVLVNPFLARTVGFGLSVCATAALLLVAPGWTDRLARHMPRPLAVAIAVPAAAQLACTPLLVMTFGQLTPYAVPANLLAAPAVVPATILGVVCALLATLVPVLAPPVAWLAALATAVIALVARSLAGLPGAGLRWPGAPPVAVVAVGLVVVIAIARRYVGRASQPRDILGRWPP from the coding sequence GTGCCTGAGCTCACGACCGCTGACCGAAGGTTGATCGCGGCCGCAGTCGGCGCCTGGTCGTCGACCGCTGTCTGCACCTTGCTCGCGGTCCGGACCGGGTTGGCCGTTGCGGCTGCGGCGTCCGTGCTCGGCGTTGTCGGTCGCGCGCGGGCCGGGCCGGTCGCGGCGTTGGTCGTTGCGTCCATGCTCGGCGTCTTGCTGGGGTCGCTCGCGGCGGTGTGGCATGTGCACGACCTTCGCGCCAGCACGGTCGCGCGACTCGCTGCCCACCGTGCCGATGTCGACCTGGTTGCGCGACTCGTGCGCGACCCGATCGCGAGCACGGCCGCCGTCGGGCTGACCATCGTCGATGCGACCGCCACGTCGGTGCACGCGGAGGGCTGGCGTCGAGCGAGCAGTCCGATCCTGGTCTTGTCGTACTCGGACGGGTGGACCGGGCTGCTACCCGGTCAGCGGGTCGAGCTGACCGGTCGGCTCGAGGCGGCGCGGCGGGGTGACGACGTCGCCGCGGTCCTCGACGCCCGCGGGCCACCGATCGCGATCGGGGTGCCGCCGTGGTGGCAGCGCCTGGCCGGCCGGGCCCGGGCCGCGCTGCGCCGAGCCTGCGGCGGCCTGCCCGTGGACGAGCGCGGCCTGCTGCCCGGCCTCGTTGACGGTGACGTCTCCGACGTTCCACCGTCGTTACAGACCGACATGCGGCTCACCGGGCTCACGCACCTGGAAGCGGTGTCGGGTGAGAACGTCAGCGTCGTGCTGGCGGTGACGCTCGCGCTCGCCCGTGCTCTCGGCGTACGCCGCCGCACGCGGATCGCCGTCGCCGCAACCGCGCTGACCGGGTTCGTGGTGCTGGCCAGGCCTTCGCCGAGCGTGCTGCGGGCCGCAGTGATGGGCGGAGTCGCGTTGTTCGTCTTGGCCGTGGGCCGCAAGGTGCGCCCGATCCGGCTGCTGGCCTTTGCCGTGCTCGGGTTGGTCCTGGTCAACCCGTTCCTCGCCCGCACCGTCGGGTTCGGACTGTCCGTATGCGCGACGGCGGCGCTCCTGCTGGTCGCGCCGGGCTGGACGGATCGGCTGGCCCGGCACATGCCGAGACCGCTGGCGGTGGCGATCGCGGTGCCGGCCGCGGCGCAGCTGGCCTGCACGCCGCTGCTGGTGATGACGTTCGGCCAGCTGACGCCGTACGCCGTTCCGGCCAACCTGCTCGCCGCGCCCGCGGTCGTGCCGGCCACGATCCTCGGCGTTGTGTGCGCGTTGCTCGCGACGCTTGTTCCCGTCCTGGCACCGCCGGTGGCATGGCTGGCCGCGCTGGCGACCGCGGTGATCGCGCTGGTCGCGCGCTCGTTGGCCGGGCTGCCCGGCGCCGGCTTGCGCTGGCCCGGTGCACCACCGGTGGCCGTCGTCGCCGTCGGGCTGGTCGTCGTGATCGCGATCGCCCGTCGGTACGTCGGTCGGGCGTCGCAGCCGCGTGACATTCTTGGCCGGTGGCCGCCATGA